The sequence AGTTATTTTTCTGATGGGCGGCCAGGGTCGGCGTATCCGTGTCGTCGAAGCTGACGCTGACCACTTGGAAATCAACGCCCGGTTCAAGTTTCACATCCGGCAACACCGCCGTCAGGGAACTCTGGATGATGGCGCAGACATTGGGGCAGGAAAAATAGACGGGCACGATAATGGTCGGCTTGTCCACGATTTCGGCCATGGTCACGGCCTTGCCACCTTCATCGAAAAAGCGGGCCTCGGCGGCGATGAATTCCCCGAGCTTCTCCGTCACTCCAATGGACGTTTCGGCCACGGGCGCCGGATGGACATGCTCGGCCGGGACCGGCTGCTCCCCGTGCCCGGCATGATCGGCGGACATGGCCCCAGGCTTTACGAATCCCGAGTCCGTGGCCTCGCCCGGCGCTGCAACAGGAGCGCGATCACCTGCCGCATGGTCCTTCGGTGGCGCCTCAACGTGCTCGGCATGAAGCGCTTCATCGGCCTGCTGGGCCGTGGAGTGGTCATGAGCGGTAACGGCGGCCGCCGCATCGCGAGCCGTGTGCAGCGCACTCTGCGGAAACGCAACCGACGGCCAGGTCAGGAGAATGAAAACAAGAAGAGCTGATCGCATCCGGGCCTCGAAAGAGAGCCCTCCCGGTCAGGAAGGGCTCGTTTGTCTTTGGGTTCAAGATTGGAAGAAGGCAGGCCCAAAAAAATGATTTTTGGGCTGCATTTTCACGGGTGAAGCGTCCCCGCGACGCTGTGCCCCGGTACGATCTATTTCGGAAAAGCACCAATATGCGTGGCCAGCGCCTCTATATCCTCGTCGGAAAGCGATTTGGCCACGCGCTCCATCATGGCCTTCTTTTTGCCGCCATAGGTCTGCTCCTTGTAGCCAAGCAGCGCGGTCTTCACGTCCTCGGCCGGAAGCCCTTTGAGGGGTTTGCTCATGGCCGCATTGGAACCGTCAGCGCCGTGACAGCTTTTGCACAATTTCGCATAACGCTCGGCACCCAGATCATCGGAAGCCACGGCCACCGATGCGAAAAGAAGACCAGCCAAAAGACATGCAAATGCGTATTTCATAACGTCCTCCAGATTTTCAACAGTTTTTCAGTTTGAAGAGCAGAGCGTACTCCGCTGTTGGTCGTCGGCCAGAAAAAGCGCGACGCGAGCAACCTCATCCTCGCTCAGCAGACCATTCTTGTATTCAACCATGCGCAGCACTGTTTCCGTCCACCAATCCGGGTCGGTGGTAGTGACTTCGCAATTTTTTTCCATGCCGTGACAACCCAGGCAGCGCTGGGTGACCAATGCGCTGCCGTCACCGGCCTGGGCAAGGCAAACCGCAAAGAGCATGGCCGTGGCAAAGAAAAGAACCGCACGCGCCATGCCTGGCCTGCGCCGCTTTCTGCCTGGAATCATGACAATCTCCTCAATTTTCACTCAATTCTCCTGCGCGGGTCTGACTGAAAAAAAACAAACTCACCACCTGCTTGCTTTCAATGTTGTTTCGCATGTTGACATAAAAGACCGCCAACAACAATCCGCCGTGGCCTTTTCAGACCCTGAAAATTTCAACTGAAATACATCACTGACGGCACCTGTCGAAATCATTTTTCAGATGGAAGAATATTTTTATTCCCAAAACAGAGAAAAGGCCAGCCCGCTTGTTGTTTTCAAGTTCACAATCTTGATGGAACAGGTGTGCACAAGAATCTTGCTTTTCCAGACATACTCCGACAAAAGCGGTTTTATATTTTGCTTGGAGTTACGAATGGCCAACATTCTCATAATTGACGACGATCAGGATTTCTCCCGTGCATTCCAACGGATCATTGAACGCATGGGACACCCCTGCCGGATCGCTCAGAACATCCGGGACGCTTTTGCGCAGCTCAAAAGCATGAACTGCGATCTCATCTTTCTCGACGTCAATCTGCCCGACGGCAACGGGCTGGCTCACATCAAGCAATTCCAGTCCTTTCCCTCCCTGCCCGAGGTCGTCATCCTGACCGGCGACGGGGATTCCGACGGCGCGACCCTGGCCATCGCCAACGGAGCCTGGGATTATGTGGGCAAGCCCATCTCCCTGAACAACATCACCCTCATCCTGCAACGCACCATCGCCTACCGGGCCTCCAAGGAACAAAACCGAGGGCCGCGCAAGGTGAAACGCAGCGCCATCATCGGCGAAAGCCCGGTCATCATGGGTTGCCTTGAGGTCATGGGCAAGGCGGCAGTCAGCAAGTCCAACGTGATCATCACCGGCGAAACGGGTACGGGCAAGGAACTTTTCGCGCGCGGAATCCACGAAAACAGCGACACACCCGGCAAGCTGGTGGTCATCGATTGCACAAACCTGTCCACCCATCTGGCTGAGAGCACCCTCTTCGGCCACACCAAAGGCTCCTTCACCAGCGCTCACGAAGCCCGGGACGGCTTGTTCAAACTGGCCAACAACGGCACGGTTTTTCTGGATGAAATTGGAGAACTGAGCCTTGACCTGCAAAAATCCCTGCTGCGGGTGCTGCAGGAACGCAAATTTCGCCCCATCGGTTCGGAAAAGGAAGTCAGTAGCAATTTCAGGGTCATCGCCGCCACCAACCGCGACCTGCGACTCATGGTCGAGCAGGGACTTTTCCGCAACGACCTCTACTATCGTCTGAACGGACACCAGATAGAGATTCCGCCCCTGCGCGCCCGCAAGGAGGACATCCTCCTGCTGGCCGAGTATTATACGGAAAAATTCTGCCGCGAGAGCAGCATCACGCCAAAAACGCTCACGCCCGAATTTCTTAACGCCCTCCAAGCGTACAACTGGCCCGGTAATGTACGCGAATTCGTCAACACCGTAGCCGTGGCCATCGACAACTGTCAGGATGAGCCGTCCCTGTACAGCCACCACCTGCCCGTGGATGTGCGCATCGGCATTGCCAAAAACTCGTTTCGCCATCATCCGGACAAGGAGCAGCCCACCCTGCTTGAACCCGGCCGCCATCACGGTGCCATTCCTCTTCCTTTTTCCCCGGGAGATGACCTGCCTCCCCTGCGCGAGGTGCGCGAAATCGTCGTCGGCCAACTCGAAAACGCTTACATGCGGCAGCTGCTCGAACTCTGTGACAACGATGTTCCAACGGCCTGCGAGCGTTCCGGCCTCTCCAGGGCGCGGCTTTACGAACTGCTCAAGAAGCATTCCATCCGTTTGAAATGATCGCGCAGCAAAAAATCATCTGAAAAATTCGAATTCGCCCTGGCGGAAACAAACCAGCCGGCGGTGGCTGACTTTGGCACATTGCGACTTCCGAAGTGAAATCTGCGATGACGCAGGGCTGCGCATCCCAAGAAACCTGCAACGCTCGACTTCCGCAAATTACGGACGAATACTGGCTTGACGCGACGCGCTCCTTAGATACACAAACACCCATTATCCAACAGGGAGTTTGCTATGACCCGGTTCTCTCGATATTCGCTGCTGACCTTTCTCTTTCTGGCCGCCTCCTTCCTCTCCGGCGAGGTCTGGATGCAGGCCGTGCGCCATACCTCCTTCTGCACCACCTCCGCCTGCGACGTGGTCGGAGAGTACGTCCGTTTCGGGGAAGGCAACCTCATCAAGATGGGAGCCGCGTTTTTCTGGTTCCTGTGGGGCCTGGTCTTTTTTGGCGGACGTTACGACAAAAAATGGATCTGGGGACTGGCCAGTCTGCTGCTTTTCGGGGCCCTGGCCTTTGACGGCGCAATCCTGGGCTTTCAGTTCATGGGGCTGAAAGAGAAGTGCCTGCTCTGCGTCATCGTGGGCGCGAGCCTTTTCGTGGGCTTGTGCCTTTTCGCCTGGGTACGAAAATCGCTTCTGACGGTCTTTCTGGGTGTGGCCGTATGGTGTGGAGGGTTCACCGCCAACGCCGTGCTCGACCTGAACGTCGTCCCCCCCGCCATCACCGACACCGCCTTCGCCACCTGGGAGACGGCTCCGGACAACGTCCCGCAGCACGTCCTCTTTTTCAGCCTGCACTGCGACCACTGCTCCAAGATCCTGGCCAACCTGTCCATCAACGCGCACACCTTGCCGGGCAAATGGCATCTGGCCAGTACGGACAACAAGGAAGACGACCTGTACCGCCTGGCCACGGTGCAAAACTCCGACGCGAGCAAGGAGAACCTGTTTCTGGAGGTGCTGCGCGTCGAAAGCATGGACACGATAGACCCCGTGCCGGTGTCCGAGGACTTGCGACAGACAGTGCGCACGGCGCGGGCCTATTTCAAGATGAAGGGCTTCCAGGGCGTTCCTGTCCTGGTGGTCATGGAGCGGCCGGGCTGGGAAATGGTCTTGCGCGGAGAAGGCAACATCACCGAATACCTGCGTGTGCGGGGATTTTTGCAGCGAGAGCTGCAGTTCCCGCGCAACGCGCCAAAGGCAGCGGGTAACGCTACAGCGGAATAGCGCCCCGGGCGGCATGCCCGCAAAAAAACCTCGCCGACAGCATCGGCGAGGTTTTTTACACTGTTACCATTTGCGGCACCGCCGCACCCACTATTCCTTCTCGCGCCTGATCCTGGCCCCCACCGCGCCAAGCTTCACTTCCATCTGTTCGTAGCCGCGATCAAGGTGATAGATACGGCGAACGTCGGTGCGCCCCGTGGCTGCAAGCCCGGCCAGGACCAGACAGGCGCTGGCGCGCAAATCCGAAGCCATGACCGTGGCGCCTTTCAGGGTATCCACACCGCGCACCATGGCGCTCTGCCCGGACAGGGTGATATGCGCGCCAAGGCGGGCCAGTTCCTGCACGTGCATGAAGCGGTTCTCGAAGATGCCTTCGGTGATCACGCCAGCGCCACGGCTGACGCACATGAGCGCCATGATCTGGGCCTGCATGTCCGTGGGAAAGCCGGGGTAGGGTCTGGTGGAAAGATCGACGCAGTTCAGCGGGCCGTCGACAGTGGCGGTCAGAAGGTTGCGATCACCTTCGATGACCATGCCCATTTCACGCAATTTCGAGATGACGGCGTCAAGGGCGTCCACCGGGCAGTCCCGCAGGGTCAGGTCGCCCTTGGTCATTCCCGCGGCCACAAGATAGGTCCCTGCTTCGATGCGGTCGGGCATGACGGGATAGGAGCAGCCGTGCAGGGATTCGACACCCTCGATGCGCACCACGCTGGTGCCATGGCCGGTGATGCGCGCCCCGCAGGTGTTCAAAAATTCCGCCAGATCCTGGATTTCCGGCTCGCGGGCCGCGTTTTCGAGCACTGTCTCCCCTTCGGCCAGCACAGCGGCCATGATCAGATGCTCAGTGCCGCCCACGGTGGGGAAATCAA is a genomic window of Desulfomicrobium baculatum DSM 4028 containing:
- a CDS encoding SCO family protein gives rise to the protein MRSALLVFILLTWPSVAFPQSALHTARDAAAAVTAHDHSTAQQADEALHAEHVEAPPKDHAAGDRAPVAAPGEATDSGFVKPGAMSADHAGHGEQPVPAEHVHPAPVAETSIGVTEKLGEFIAAEARFFDEGGKAVTMAEIVDKPTIIVPVYFSCPNVCAIIQSSLTAVLPDVKLEPGVDFQVVSVSFDDTDTPTLAAHQKNNYMAAMDFTFPENGWRFLTGDEANIRKLMDSLGFGFRREGKDFLHPVVVMAVSPKGKIVRYLYGTRPLAFDLTMAATEADKERIGLSVKRVLAYCFSYDPEGKRYAFNFMKITGTGILLILAVLLVSLVLAGRKKRTPRN
- a CDS encoding c-type cytochrome; protein product: MKYAFACLLAGLLFASVAVASDDLGAERYAKLCKSCHGADGSNAAMSKPLKGLPAEDVKTALLGYKEQTYGGKKKAMMERVAKSLSDEDIEALATHIGAFPK
- a CDS encoding c-type cytochrome, with product MIPGRKRRRPGMARAVLFFATAMLFAVCLAQAGDGSALVTQRCLGCHGMEKNCEVTTTDPDWWTETVLRMVEYKNGLLSEDEVARVALFLADDQQRSTLCSSN
- a CDS encoding sigma-54-dependent transcriptional regulator, giving the protein MANILIIDDDQDFSRAFQRIIERMGHPCRIAQNIRDAFAQLKSMNCDLIFLDVNLPDGNGLAHIKQFQSFPSLPEVVILTGDGDSDGATLAIANGAWDYVGKPISLNNITLILQRTIAYRASKEQNRGPRKVKRSAIIGESPVIMGCLEVMGKAAVSKSNVIITGETGTGKELFARGIHENSDTPGKLVVIDCTNLSTHLAESTLFGHTKGSFTSAHEARDGLFKLANNGTVFLDEIGELSLDLQKSLLRVLQERKFRPIGSEKEVSSNFRVIAATNRDLRLMVEQGLFRNDLYYRLNGHQIEIPPLRARKEDILLLAEYYTEKFCRESSITPKTLTPEFLNALQAYNWPGNVREFVNTVAVAIDNCQDEPSLYSHHLPVDVRIGIAKNSFRHHPDKEQPTLLEPGRHHGAIPLPFSPGDDLPPLREVREIVVGQLENAYMRQLLELCDNDVPTACERSGLSRARLYELLKKHSIRLK
- the murA gene encoding UDP-N-acetylglucosamine 1-carboxyvinyltransferase is translated as MDKLVIEGGVPLKGEVRISGSKNAALPILLASILVEGEVRLTNVPDLRDIATTLKLLELLGCRAEFNDGDVLLHSCDLKPEAPYDLVRTMRASVLCLGPLLARLGRARVAMPGGCAIGARPVDLHLKGLEQMGAVFELESGDIIGTCDRLKGAHIHLDFPTVGGTEHLIMAAVLAEGETVLENAAREPEIQDLAEFLNTCGARITGHGTSVVRIEGVESLHGCSYPVMPDRIEAGTYLVAAGMTKGDLTLRDCPVDALDAVISKLREMGMVIEGDRNLLTATVDGPLNCVDLSTRPYPGFPTDMQAQIMALMCVSRGAGVITEGIFENRFMHVQELARLGAHITLSGQSAMVRGVDTLKGATVMASDLRASACLVLAGLAATGRTDVRRIYHLDRGYEQMEVKLGAVGARIRREKE